The window CCAGGGAGATCAGGGTCTTGCCCTTGAGCGACTCCGGGACGTCCCCGGCCACCATGCGGCGGGCCAGGCCCTCCACGATGGCGGTCTTGCCGACGCCCGGCTCACCGATCAGCACCGGGTTGTTCTTGGTGCGGCGGCTGAGCACCTGCACGACGCGGCGGATCTCCGAGTCACGGCCGATCACCGGGTCGATCTTTCCCTCGCGGGCGCGGGCGGTGAGGTCGGTGGAGTACTTCTCCAGCGCCTGGAACTGGCCCTCCGGGTCCTGGTTGGTCACCTTGGAGGCGCCGCGCACGGACGGGAAGGCGCCCTTGATGGCGTCGTAGGTGGCACCCCGGCCGGTGAGCAGCCGAGCCGCGTCGGAGTCGCCGCGGGCGATACCGGCCATGAGGACCTCGGTGGAGACGTACTCGTCGCCGAGCTCGCCGGCCAGCTCCTGGGCGGCGGTCAGCGAGTTGAGGGCCTCGCGGTTGAAGTTCGGGTTGGCCAGGTTGGCGCCCTCGGCCTTGGGGTAACCGTCGACGAGCTCGCGGGCCTCGCGGGCCACGGTCTCGGGGTCGACGCCGGTGGCCTTGAGCACCGGGGCGGCGATGCCGTCCTGCTGGTCGAGAATCGCGGCCAGCAGGTGGGCCGGACGGATGTCCGGGTTACCGTTCGCGGAGGCCGTCTGCAGTGCGGACTGCAGGGCCTCCTGGGTCTTGGTGGTGGGGTTGAACGAGCTCATCGCACGTTTCCTTTCTCTTTCATTGGTCAGCTACTAGTAGTAACGCCTCAAGAGTTGAGTCTGTTCCACTCAAGGGGAAAAACTTTGAGTCGGGCACGCTCAAGTTTAGGGCAGGATGGTGCCATGAGCCCCACGCTTTACGACGCCGCCCGCGCCCGCGCCACCGAACTCCCCGGCGCGGAGAGGACCTTCCCCTTCGACGGCCACAACGCCGACATCGAGGTGTGGAAGGTCCGCGGGAGGATGTTCGCGATGCTCACCCGCGGGGTGGTCACCCTCAAGGCCGACCCCCACGAGGCGGAGATGCTGCGTGCCACCCACGACTGGATTCAGCCGGGGTGGCACATGAACAAGAGGCACTGAATTTCGGTGGGCGACGGGGTGTTCGCGGAGGGCGCGCAGTACCTGCACGACCTGGTCACCG of the Corynebacterium humireducens NBRC 106098 = DSM 45392 genome contains:
- a CDS encoding MmcQ/YjbR family DNA-binding protein, with product MSPTLYDAARARATELPGAERTFPFDGHNADIEVWKVRGRMFAMLTRGVVTLKADPHEAEMLRATHDWIQPGWHMNKRH